The genomic window GAGGTGTTTAGGATTAAAATCACGTCATGCCTTTTTAATCTACCTGATCCAGGTCTTTTTCATTGGCTTAATTGCGGCTGTTTTAGGGGCTGTTCTAGGTACGGGAGTACAGTTCTTGCTCCCTTTGGTACTAAAAGATTTTTTACCTGTGGAGATCACCATGCAGGTTTCGTGGCCCGCTGTTGGTCAGGGGCTGTTACTTGGTCTCATCATCTCGATCCTCTTTGCCCTTCCCTCACTCCTATCCGTTAGAAGGATTTCGCCATTAAATGCCATCCGGATATCTTTCGAAAAAGCAACTGGAAAAAGAGATCCGCTAACCTGGTTGGTATACCTGCTTATGGCAATCTTTATTACAGCTTTTACGCACTTGCAGATGAAAACATGGATACAAACGCTGGCTTTTACCGCAAGTATTGCCATCGCTTTTGTGCTGTTGATTATACTGTCTAAAATACTGATGTTCCTGGTGAGAAAACTCTTGCCCAATTCATCCCCTTATTTATGGCGACAAGGCTTTGCCAACCTTTACCGACCGAATAACCAAACCCTGATGCTTACCGTTTCTATAGGTTTATCAACCGCATTTATCTGCACCCTATTTTTTGTTCAGGGGATCTTAATGAGCCGCGTTACACTTTCCTCAGGTGCTAACCAACCTAACATGGTGATGTTCGATATCCAGAATACGCAAAAAGAAGGATTGGACAGTTTAACCAAAGCTTTCAAATTGCCGCTAATGAACCAGGTGCCTGTAATTACCATGCGCATTGAAGAAATTAACGGAAAGAAAGCCAGTGCCGATACCAATAACAGAAGGGCTTATCGCAACGAAATCAGGGCTACCTATCAGGATACTTTAACCGCAGCAGAGAAAATTACAGCGGGCAAATGGACCGGAAAAATAAAACCTAATGAAACGGTTTATATTTCATTAGATCAGCGTTATGCCCAGCAGATTCATGTTGAGCTGAATGACAAAATTCTTTTTAATGTGCAGGGTATGATGATCCCAACGGTTGTTGGAAGTTTGAGGGAAGTAAACTGGAGCAGGATGCAGACCAATTTCAGGGTTGTTTTTCCAGCAGGCGTATTAGAAGAAGCACCACAGTTTCATGTATTGATGACCAGGGTACCATCGGGCGATGTTTCAGCCCGTTTTCAGGGAGAAGTGGTGCAAAAATTTCCAAATGTTTCGGTCATCGATTTAGATCTGGTATTAAAACTCTTAGATGAGCTGTTAAGCAAAATCGGTTTTGTAATTCAGTTTATGGCTGGCTTCAGCATGGTTACCGGTTGGATTGTTTTAATATCTTCGGTATTAACCAGTAAAAATCAACGGATAAAAGAAAGTATTTTGTTGCGGACAATGGGTGCGAGTAGAAAGCAGATTTTAGCAATAAATGCGATTGAATATTTCTTTTTAGGTGCTTTTGCCGCAGGTGCCGGATTGATTTTAGCCATCAGTGGAAGCTGGGCATTGGCTAAATTTACCTTTGATGCAGCCTTTGTTCCGCCATTGCTTCCAACTGTATTGTTATTTGGCTCCATTGTGCTACTAGTCGTAATTACAGGGGTATTAAGCACCCGGAGTATCCTGAATCAACCGCCATTAAAGATTTTAAGAACGGAGAGTTAGGTTATGTTAAAGCTAACCTAATAAATAGGCCAAACTTAAATAACTACTTCCAGGTTTAAGGAAATGAGCTTTTAAATTTGATTCTCCTAAACAAACTATATGATAGGAACTTTGTTCCTTGTCTAAAGAATCTGGAAGATGAATAAAAGATATCCGATATTATTCCTGGCTTTAGGCGTTGGTGTTATAGCGATAAACCTAATTTCCTGTGTGTCTATTCCAAAGGGAGCCACTGCTGTTAAGCCATTTAAAAAAGACAAATACCTGGGCAAGTGGTATGAGATTGCACGAATGGATTTTAAGTTCGAAAAAGATCTTAATAATGTAACGGCTACCTACTCGCTTAAAGATGACTGCAGTATCAAGGTAGATAACCGCGGCTACAATTATGTTAAAAAGGAATGGAAACAGAGCGTTGGTAAAGCAAAATTTGTGAATGAAAGCAACGAAGGAAGATTAAAAGTTTCGTTCTTTGGTCCGTTTTACGCAGGTTATAATGTAATCGAGATCGACACAGATTATCAATATGCTTTAATAGCTGGCAACAACCTAAAATATCTCTGGATTTTATCCAGAAACAAAAGCATTCCGGAAAACATTAAACAGCAATATTTAAAAAAGGCACAAAGCTTAGGTTATGATACTGCTACTTTAGTTTGGACCAAACAGGATCAATAGCGCTTTATTGATGCTATTGGCTACCCCACAGTAAGGATGGAAAATATATAATCCGTTACCATAGGCCATGGCTTATGGTAACGGATAGCTATTAACTATGCAGCATCAATTGCTTCACGAAGTGCCTTTGCTGCAGCAGCAGGATCTTCAGCGCTATAAATTGCAGCACCTGCAACGGCTACGATAGCACCTGCCTGTATAACTGCGGTAACGTTATCGATATTTACCCCACCAGCGATAGAAACCGGAACGCCAGCTTTTGCGGCCTCATCAATTAATACCTGGATTGAGTAACCGGCCGTCCACTGCTCATCTAAACCAGCATGTAGTTCTACAAATTCAACACCTAACGCAGTAACTTCCTTCGCTCTTCTAACACGATCAGGATAACCAATGGTATCTACCACTACGCCTTTTCCATGTGCTTTTGCCGCTTTAACAGCGCCAATAATCGTTGCATTTCCTGCAGCACCCATTACGGTAACCAGATCTGCTCCTGCTTTGAAAGCGATATCAGCTTCTAATTCACCCGCATCTGCAGTTTTTAAATCTGCAAAAACCAGTTTATCAGGATGTGCTTCTTTCATTGCGGTAATTACTGAAGAACCCATATTCTTGATCAATGGAGTACCCAATTCAATAATATCTACGTATGGAGCTACTTTTGCTGCCAGTGCCAAGGCTTCTGCTGTTGTTAATAAATCTATTGCTACTTGTAATTTTGCCATGATTCTATTTTATATGTAATTAATTGTTATTCAAGGTTGGCGTGTCTTTTCCAAAGCGTTTCTGCCGCTTGTCCGCTCAGTTTCCAAAGCGATTGAAAAACGGCATCATTGAGCAAAAGCAAAAACTGTTCAAACAGGCTTCCTGCATATTGGCTAGATACTTTCGTACTATGGTCTTCTTTTTCCGCAGCAGGCACCAACACCACATGGCTGGCCAGTTTTGCCAGTAATGATCCGGCATTACTGGTAATGGCTACCACTTCAGCACCTACGGCTTTCGATTTTTCTGCCGCCCTTACAATCGATCCGGTTGTTCCTGAACCTGAGGCGGCAATTAATAAATCGCCCGCTTCAATTGCCGGACTTGTCGTATCGCCAACATAATAAACAGTAAGCCCAAGATGCATTAAACGCATTGCTGCCGACTGCATAGCAAAACCCGAACGACCTGCAGCAGTAATAAAAATCCGCTTTGCCTGCTGAATGTGGTATACAAAAGGGATCAGTTGGTCTAATTCCAGCTGTTTAGACAAACGGGTATTCTCCTCGATAATCTTATCCAGGTTCATTTGCAGATTCCAGGCCAACTGCTGGTTATCAAGGGTATCTATCACTGTTTGGCTATCTGTAATTTCTATGGGTGCTTTCAAATCCATTTTTACACGCTCTATTTATTAGCCCAAAGGTATGGCCGCCCTTAACAACTATAGTTATACATTTAGCTACTTATATTGGACAATCAGGAAATATATTACTACAAAAGTCATCCATCAGCCATATTAAAGACACGGTTTCCGAATAGTCCACCATAATTATCAGTTAATCCAATCGCTAAAAAATTAAGTGTTTAACTTTAACATTATGAGTTTATCCTCCGAAGTAACACATCTGGAAAAATCGATTATCTATATCCGCGATCTGAGCAATTGCCCGCCCAGTTATCTTAATGACCCGGGCAGAAAAGAGTTCTTCGAAATCGTTTGGTTAAAAAATGAAGAACCCTTACACGCCCTACAAGAATCAGCATTCGACAGTAAAGGAGACTGGATTTACCTCATCCCTCCCTACCGCGTGCATCAGCTTAACAAAGCCGGTAAAAACGGTGTATTAATTTCCTTTAAAAGGTCTGTTCTTGAAGGGGAAGAAAAAGAATTCCTCCTCGATCTGTTTAAGATCTTTAATGTTCAGGGCGAATTTTCCTGTTTAAGGCTAAACCAAGACACCGCTTCTGAGCTTAGCAATATTTACAAATTAATTGAGGATGAATACCAAAAAGCAGGTAATACTTTTATCATTACCAGGGCACTGCTGAAAGTATTTCTATTAAAACTGATCCAGGTAAAAGAACATGAATTTACCAGCCATGATGTACAGCAAAAAAGGGTCTACGAATTTTTGATGTTACTCGAAAGCAATTATCAGCAGGTTAGGAACACTGATTTCTATGCTGGTAAAATCGGCATTAGTTCTAAAAGGTTAAATCAGATTTTAAAAGAAAAACTAAATAAAACAGGAATGCAGATCATCCACGACCGCATTATCTTAGAGGCCAAAAGGAAAATCATCCACAGTGCGCATACCATCAAAGAAATTGCATATGAGCTGGGTTTTTCAGACCGGCCTTATTTTAGCCGTTTCTTTAAAAAACAGACAGGCCAAACGCCCGAAGCGTTTCAAAAAGAGGCCAGAAACCACATCGAATCGAAATTTAATACACTGGTTTAACAGATTTATTTGTTCTGATTTTAATTTGCAGCCCCGTTAAAGTTTTTCTTTTATACAGCTTTTAGCAAATTATAATACTTTTACATCATGATCAGACTAAACAACGATACACCTAACGATATTCTCCAAGATGTAAAAATTGGCGATATGGTAACCGATACTTTTAGCAAAACCGGCCTTGTAGAAAATATAGAGATTAGCGACGATGGCCTATATCGGGTTTACGAATTTCATCTCGTTACCGGAAGAACCATTACCGTTAAAAAGTAAAAAGCGCTAAAAAATGAAAAATTAACCACGACCTGTCCCGATTTTCGGGAGATAAAAAGGATAGGCACAGATAATATTAAAATCAGTATTTATCTGTGTGCATCCGTTGCAAAGCTACCTTTAATCACATAACCTAAGCCCTAACCAAATGTCATTACTTATCCTACTCTTCGGCATCCTGTTGCTTTTCGTGCTGATCTTGAAAAAGATCAATCCAATGATAGCCCTAATTGCTGTGGCAATTATTACAGGTCTTTTATTGGGAATGCCTGCTCCAAAAGTAATGAGCTCCATTAGCAATGGTATAGGCAGCACGCTAGGCAGCATGGTAATGGTTTTGGCGCTCGGTGCGATGATGGGCAAATTAATTGAAGATAGCGGATCGGCAAAAAAGATTGTTTTCATATTGATCGGGGCTTTCGGCAAAAAGAACATTCAATGGGCCGTGCTGTTAACCGGTTTATTGGTGGGCATTCCTTTGTTTTATAATGCTGGTTTTGTGGTGTTAATCCCTTTAGTTTTTGCCATTTCTGCCACAACAGGAGTATCAAAATTATACATCGGCATCCCGATGGCCACAGCCCTTTCGGTAACACATGGTTTTTTACCGCCCCACCCTGGTCCAGTTGCACTCGCTGGTATTTTCCATGCAGATATCGGTAAAACATTGATTTACGGCTTAACTTTAAGCGTGCCCATTGCGGTTATTGCCGGGATCTATTTCCCACGATTGATTCTGAAACGAGATCTATCGGTAACTGTTCAAAACTTCAGCATCAACGAAGAAGAAAATCTCCCTTCTGCATCAAGGAGTTTCATTACAGCATTGCTGCCCGTGTTTTTAATCATCGCCGGAACCATAGGAAGCAGCTTCAAAATAGATTATATCGGTAAACCGCTGTTTATATTTTTAGCCGATCCTACCGCCGCTTTATTAATTTCGGTTATTATTGCTTTAGCGGTTCAAAAAACTTCCATTACAAAAGCAATGGAATCGTGCGCGGAAGGTGTTAAGAGTATTGCCATGATTATCCTCATTATTGCAGCTGGCGGTGCCTTTAAACAGATTTTGATCGATAGTGGGGTTGGCGAAACCGTAAAACAGCTTACTGGCGGTCTAAATTTATCGCCATTATTACTCGCATGGCTAATCACCGCATCGCTTAGGGTAACCCTGGGTTCAGCAACAGTGGCCGCACTAACCGCATCTGGTATGGTATTGCCTTTAATTGGCCCCGGAACACCTCCAGAATTAATGGTATTATCGGTTGGTGCAGGGAGTTTAATGTTTTCTCATGTAAATGATACAGGTTTCTGGATGTTTAAAGAATACTTTAACCTAAGCCTGAAAGAAACTTTTAGCACCTGGACCATGATGGAAAGCCTGGTTTCTGTTTTAGGGCTTATTGGCGTGTTAGTGCTTAATCAGTTTGTGTAAGGCGAAGATAGCGTTGTAGACTCTTAATAGCCATCTCGCCAGTAAGTTGACAACGCTTGTTAAGCGCTTATCCCCTATTACACTTTGCTCCAGTCGGGATGACGACCTATCACTTGCATTATTTTTTGGAAAGCAATTGCAGGAGCTTTTAGGTTAAAGCAGCCCCGCTCCCGCTTCTGCCAATTAGAAGGAATTGGCATCCGCTCAGATTGGGTTTAGTGATCTTAAACAGTGCTACTATCCAGGGTAAAATAAACCCGACCGACAGCGTTATCCTGTCCTTCACAGGATTAAGCAAAGGGCGGGACTATCGGAACCGAAGCACCACAGGCACTGCTTTTCAAAAAAATATAGCTTCTACTTGAATGATTGTTTCCACCCATCGTTGTAAGATTGCTTCGTGCCTCGCAATGACGAAATTATCCAAAAACATTAATTCTTAACCCTATTCTTTTCTGCATCGGCACCAGAAGACTCATGTTTAGCCGGCGAAGAAAAAGCCTTACCAAAACGGTAACTATAACTTACCACTACCGATCTCGAATCCTGACGGTTAACCCAGTTTGCTTCTGTGTTTGCCAGATTATTGATTATACCATTATAAATACGGGTTCTGAAAATATCGTTAGCGGTTAATTTCAAGGTACTTTTTGCTGAAAGTTTTTTCTGCACCGCTGCACCGAACTCATGTACTTCACCCAATAAAAACTGTACATTAGATAGTTTACTCTGGTAACGCATATTTACCTCTGCATTCCAGGTCGGACTGATTTTGAACTGCAAATTCGGATTTGCTCTTAAATAACTTCCATTGGTAACCAAAAAACCTGTATAGAAATCTGTTTTTGAAACTATTTTTGCATACTCCACATAAGCATTCAGTTTAACCCATTTGGTGAGGTCGATCTCTGCATTTACAGAAACATTGGCCACTCTTGTTTTACCCACGTTTGCCGGCCTGCTGTAATAGGTGCCATTTAAAATTTCGATGGTTTCATTCACCTCATCTCTTACCCAGCTATAGCCAAAAGTTGTGGTAATCTTATTTTTATAAGTATGCGACAGTTCGATGCTTTGTGTAAAAGAAGGCTTTAAAAAAGGATTGCCAACATAATAAGTAAACTTATCCAAAGGAGAAAAAAATGGATTAAGGTCCTGATAATATGGCCGATCGATCCTTCTTCCATAATTAAGCCCCAGTTGATTGTTTCCTGCTGTATCGAGTTTATAGGAGAAATAAAGCGTTGGAAATAAACTGTTATAGGTTCTTTTAAAACTCGAATCGGGTTTGATCAGATTGCCCAATTGATGTCCGTTAGAAACCGTATTTTCATACCTCAAGCCAGCCTGAAGCGAAAACCGCTTTCCTTCCCGGCTCATGTTCAGGTAAACCGCATTGATGTTTTCTTCATATAAAAAGTGATTGCTCTTTTCATAATCGGCATTGGTTTTCCCGTTTGCGGTATTAAAGTAATCGGCAATGTTATCGGTTTTGGTATAAGCGGTTTTAACACCCGCATCAAGCTTCCACTTATTTTCCAGTGGATGCGAATAATCAGCTTTAGCGGTATAGATATCAATATTTGAAGGCAGGTTACCTGTTAAAATATCCTGGTATTTTAAGGCTCCACTGGGCAGGTAACTGAAGTTGTAGTAAGTTTGATCGGTTTGATTTCGGTAAAGCAGATAATCGGCATCAAAGGTCAATTCTCGTCCTGCCTGCTTAAATTTGTGCCTGTAATTTAAATTCACACCTGCATTCTGGTATTTGATCTGATCGATATTTTCAGCCCTGATGACCGAATCCAATTGCATCGAAGCATTAGACAGATTACTGGTATTGTTGTTTACCTGCTTCGAAATCCGGTTCATCCCGGTAAGTACCACGCCCCAGGTTGTGCGGTCTGATGCATAATAATCAAGCCCTGTTTTCAAATTAAAAGTATTGCCATGCCTGCGGAAATAAGAATTCTGATTGAAGTAGGATTTGGCACTACCATCGTCATTTTTATATTTGCGGTTCAGATCAAGATCGGTAAAACTGTTATTTAAATTATAACTCAGGTTACCAAAAACGTTGATCTTATCCTTGCGGTAATTAAAGTTGAAACTGTTGTTCGAGCGACTTAATTCGCCTTGATTTAAACTCACATTAATCCCCCCATTAAACCCAGCGATTTTGGTTTTCTTGGTTTTGATATTAATTACACCCCCATTGCCAGCAGCGTCGTACTTGGCAGGCGGATTGGTCATCAGTTCAATCTGATCAAGCGAGGAGGAAGGCAGCGAACGCAGGTAATTATCCAGGTCGGCACCCGATAAATAGGTTGGTTTATCATCAATGAAAATAGCCACCCCACTCTTGCCTTTGAGCGAGATTACCCCATTCTGATCTACATTTACCCCAGGCGATTTACTCAGCACATCCAGTGCGGTTGTGCCAGCATTGGAGATCAAAGCATCAACATTGACAACAGTACGGTCTATTTTCCGCTCTACAAAAGCTTTCTGACCTGAAATATTCACCTCTTTTAAATTGGTTGCCCCAGCTTTGATCTTGATGTCGGCCAAATTGATAACAGACTGGTTGGCCGTTAAAACCAAGGTATCGGTTTGATAAATAGGCGAACCTACAACCGATACCTTGATGAGGTATTTTCCATAACCGAGCTTATCGAAGCTAAATAGTCCATCCTTTTCGGTGAAGGTTGTTTTAACCAACACCGAATCTTTAAGCAGCGCAGCTGTGGCAAATTCTATATTTTTTCCATCGACATCCAATACACGACCGTAAATTCTGGATTGGGGAGTTTGGGCTTGAGCAAAGGTAAGGGCAATATTCATCCATACGGCTAAAAAAGCCATGAGCTTAAATTTCATGATGTGTTGATTGGGTTAGC from Flavobacterium sp. W4I14 includes these protein-coding regions:
- a CDS encoding putative ABC transport system permease protein (product_source=KO:K02004; cog=COG3127; ko=KO:K02004; pfam=PF02687,PF12704; superfamily=90123; transmembrane_helix_parts=Inside_1_27,TMhelix_28_50,Outside_51_266,TMhelix_267_289,Inside_290_309,TMhelix_310_332,Outside_333_359,TMhelix_360_382,Inside_383_403,TMhelix_404_423,Outside_424_426,TMhelix_427_449,Inside_450_482,TMhelix_483_505,Outside_506_717,TMhelix_718_740,Inside_741_762,TMhelix_763_785,Outside_786_799,TMhelix_800_822,Inside_823_844) is translated as MPNSLPKQSIKFSWLFKMAWRDSRKNRARLLLFISSIVLGIAALVAVYSFKDNLQKDIDAQAKELTGADLVLDSRKGVSKAMQKMLDTLGDERSQEKTFASMIYFQKGGGSRLVQMKALEGNYPYYGIIETIPLAAARNFQSGRNALVDQTLMLQFNAKVGDSVKIGDLSFNILGILTKAPGQTGIGASIAPTVYIPLQILDKTNLIKTGSRINNKFYFRYNDPSKIDEWVKKQDSKLEKEGFDADTVESRKEQTGRSFKDVNRFLALSGFIALLLGCVGVGSAIHVYIQEKLSAIATLRCLGLKSRHAFLIYLIQVFFIGLIAAVLGAVLGTGVQFLLPLVLKDFLPVEITMQVSWPAVGQGLLLGLIISILFALPSLLSVRRISPLNAIRISFEKATGKRDPLTWLVYLLMAIFITAFTHLQMKTWIQTLAFTASIAIAFVLLIILSKILMFLVRKLLPNSSPYLWRQGFANLYRPNNQTLMLTVSIGLSTAFICTLFFVQGILMSRVTLSSGANQPNMVMFDIQNTQKEGLDSLTKAFKLPLMNQVPVITMRIEEINGKKASADTNNRRAYRNEIRATYQDTLTAAEKITAGKWTGKIKPNETVYISLDQRYAQQIHVELNDKILFNVQGMMIPTVVGSLREVNWSRMQTNFRVVFPAGVLEEAPQFHVLMTRVPSGDVSARFQGEVVQKFPNVSVIDLDLVLKLLDELLSKIGFVIQFMAGFSMVTGWIVLISSVLTSKNQRIKESILLRTMGASRKQILAINAIEYFFLGAFAAGAGLILAISGSWALAKFTFDAAFVPPLLPTVLLFGSIVLLVVITGVLSTRSILNQPPLKILRTES
- a CDS encoding 6-phospho-3-hexuloisomerase (product_source=KO:K08094; cath_funfam=3.40.50.10490; cog=COG0794; ko=KO:K08094; pfam=PF01380; superfamily=53697; tigrfam=TIGR03127), translated to MDLKAPIEITDSQTVIDTLDNQQLAWNLQMNLDKIIEENTRLSKQLELDQLIPFVYHIQQAKRIFITAAGRSGFAMQSAAMRLMHLGLTVYYVGDTTSPAIEAGDLLIAASGSGTTGSIVRAAEKSKAVGAEVVAITSNAGSLLAKLASHVVLVPAAEKEDHSTKVSSQYAGSLFEQFLLLLNDAVFQSLWKLSGQAAETLWKRHANLE
- a CDS encoding uncharacterized protein (UPF0218 family) (product_source=COG1909; cog=COG1909), translating into MIRLNNDTPNDILQDVKIGDMVTDTFSKTGLVENIEISDDGLYRVYEFHLVTGRTITVKK
- a CDS encoding Gnt-I system high-affinity gluconate transporter (product_source=KO:K06155; cog=COG2610; ko=KO:K06155; pfam=PF02447; tigrfam=TIGR00791; transmembrane_helix_parts=Outside_1_3,TMhelix_4_18,Inside_19_24,TMhelix_25_42,Outside_43_51,TMhelix_52_74,Inside_75_82,TMhelix_83_102,Outside_103_106,TMhelix_107_129,Inside_130_135,TMhelix_136_155,Outside_156_174,TMhelix_175_197,Inside_198_217,TMhelix_218_240,Outside_241_249,TMhelix_250_272,Inside_273_291,TMhelix_292_314,Outside_315_328,TMhelix_329_351,Inside_352_357,TMhelix_358_380,Outside_381_402,TMhelix_403_425,Inside_426_429) — protein: MSLLILLFGILLLFVLILKKINPMIALIAVAIITGLLLGMPAPKVMSSISNGIGSTLGSMVMVLALGAMMGKLIEDSGSAKKIVFILIGAFGKKNIQWAVLLTGLLVGIPLFYNAGFVVLIPLVFAISATTGVSKLYIGIPMATALSVTHGFLPPHPGPVALAGIFHADIGKTLIYGLTLSVPIAVIAGIYFPRLILKRDLSVTVQNFSINEEENLPSASRSFITALLPVFLIIAGTIGSSFKIDYIGKPLFIFLADPTAALLISVIIALAVQKTSITKAMESCAEGVKSIAMIILIIAAGGAFKQILIDSGVGETVKQLTGGLNLSPLLLAWLITASLRVTLGSATVAALTASGMVLPLIGPGTPPELMVLSVGAGSLMFSHVNDTGFWMFKEYFNLSLKETFSTWTMMESLVSVLGLIGVLVLNQFV
- a CDS encoding AraC family transcriptional activator of pobA (product_source=KO:K18954; cath_funfam=1.10.10.60; cog=COG2207; ko=KO:K18954; pfam=PF12833; smart=SM00342; superfamily=46689), which produces MFNFNIMSLSSEVTHLEKSIIYIRDLSNCPPSYLNDPGRKEFFEIVWLKNEEPLHALQESAFDSKGDWIYLIPPYRVHQLNKAGKNGVLISFKRSVLEGEEKEFLLDLFKIFNVQGEFSCLRLNQDTASELSNIYKLIEDEYQKAGNTFIITRALLKVFLLKLIQVKEHEFTSHDVQQKRVYEFLMLLESNYQQVRNTDFYAGKIGISSKRLNQILKEKLNKTGMQIIHDRIILEAKRKIIHSAHTIKEIAYELGFSDRPYFSRFFKKQTGQTPEAFQKEARNHIESKFNTLV
- a CDS encoding 3-hexulose-6-phosphate synthase (product_source=KO:K08093; cath_funfam=3.20.20.70; cog=COG0269; ko=KO:K08093; pfam=PF00215; smart=SM00934; superfamily=51366; tigrfam=TIGR03128) — translated: MAKLQVAIDLLTTAEALALAAKVAPYVDIIELGTPLIKNMGSSVITAMKEAHPDKLVFADLKTADAGELEADIAFKAGADLVTVMGAAGNATIIGAVKAAKAHGKGVVVDTIGYPDRVRRAKEVTALGVEFVELHAGLDEQWTAGYSIQVLIDEAAKAGVPVSIAGGVNIDNVTAVIQAGAIVAVAGAAIYSAEDPAAAAKALREAIDAA
- a CDS encoding apolipoprotein D and lipocalin family protein (product_source=KO:K03098; cath_funfam=2.40.128.20; cog=COG3040; ko=KO:K03098; pfam=PF08212; superfamily=50814; transmembrane_helix_parts=Inside_1_4,TMhelix_5_27,Outside_28_179), with amino-acid sequence MNKRYPILFLALGVGVIAINLISCVSIPKGATAVKPFKKDKYLGKWYEIARMDFKFEKDLNNVTATYSLKDDCSIKVDNRGYNYVKKEWKQSVGKAKFVNESNEGRLKVSFFGPFYAGYNVIEIDTDYQYALIAGNNLKYLWILSRNKSIPENIKQQYLKKAQSLGYDTATLVWTKQDQ
- a CDS encoding ferric enterobactin receptor (product_source=KO:K19611; cath_funfam=2.170.130.10; cleavage_site_network=SignalP-noTM; cog=COG1629; ko=KO:K19611; pfam=PF13620,PF14905; superfamily=49452,56935); translation: MKFKLMAFLAVWMNIALTFAQAQTPQSRIYGRVLDVDGKNIEFATAALLKDSVLVKTTFTEKDGLFSFDKLGYGKYLIKVSVVGSPIYQTDTLVLTANQSVINLADIKIKAGATNLKEVNISGQKAFVERKIDRTVVNVDALISNAGTTALDVLSKSPGVNVDQNGVISLKGKSGVAIFIDDKPTYLSGADLDNYLRSLPSSSLDQIELMTNPPAKYDAAGNGGVINIKTKKTKIAGFNGGINVSLNQGELSRSNNSFNFNYRKDKINVFGNLSYNLNNSFTDLDLNRKYKNDDGSAKSYFNQNSYFRRHGNTFNLKTGLDYYASDRTTWGVVLTGMNRISKQVNNNTSNLSNASMQLDSVIRAENIDQIKYQNAGVNLNYRHKFKQAGRELTFDADYLLYRNQTDQTYYNFSYLPSGALKYQDILTGNLPSNIDIYTAKADYSHPLENKWKLDAGVKTAYTKTDNIADYFNTANGKTNADYEKSNHFLYEENINAVYLNMSREGKRFSLQAGLRYENTVSNGHQLGNLIKPDSSFKRTYNSLFPTLYFSYKLDTAGNNQLGLNYGRRIDRPYYQDLNPFFSPLDKFTYYVGNPFLKPSFTQSIELSHTYKNKITTTFGYSWVRDEVNETIEILNGTYYSRPANVGKTRVANVSVNAEIDLTKWVKLNAYVEYAKIVSKTDFYTGFLVTNGSYLRANPNLQFKISPTWNAEVNMRYQSKLSNVQFLLGEVHEFGAAVQKKLSAKSTLKLTANDIFRTRIYNGIINNLANTEANWVNRQDSRSVVVSYSYRFGKAFSSPAKHESSGADAEKNRVKN